Proteins encoded by one window of Schistosoma mansoni, WGS project CABG00000000 data, chromosome 3 unplaced supercontig 0044, strain Puerto Rico, whole genome shotgun sequence:
- a CDS encoding XP_018645410.1, giving the protein MRLLLNGWLKSEKKFTKLYENLLCNSIEVMNVVLSIIVHYKFVVECSLINNNNNNEVLTSYVMTINIYDIMMKQVKLFSQ; this is encoded by the coding sequence ATGAGATTGCTCTTAAATGGATGGTTGAAATCTGAAAAGAAATTCACTAAACTCTACGAGAACTTGTTATGCAATAGTATAGAAGTAATGAATGTAGTATTGTCAATCATTGTACATTATAAATTTGTAGTGGAATGTTCActgataaacaataataataacaatgaagtaCTTACAAGTTATGTAATGACAATTAATATTTATGACATAATGATGAAACAAGTGAAATTGTTTTCTCAATAA